The following are encoded together in the Bacillus sp. V2I10 genome:
- the hutH gene encoding histidine ammonia-lyase → MIELTGSTLTIESAKKVLYEKAMIHIPDYVWDKVEKSRKAVENIVAQKKVVYGITTGFGKFSDVLIDAEHAEELQINLIRSHACGVGDPFPEEVSRGMLLLRLNALLKGFSGVRREVLSLLVSLLNHEIHPVVPEQGSLGASGDLAPLSHMALVLVGEGEVFYQGRKMQTAEAFQTAGLHPVTLQAKEGLALINGTQAMTAMGLVNYIEAEAVALQADYIASMTIEGLRGIIDAFDEDIHIARGYKEQIEVAERIRGILNGSYLVTHQGELRVQDAYSLRCIPQVHGASLQVLSYVRDKLEIEMNAATDNPLIFDEGKKVLSGGNFHGQPIAFAMDFLKVGIAEVANISERRIERLVNPQLNDLPPFLSPMPGLQSGAMIMQYCAASLVSENKTLAHPASVDSIPSSANQEDHVSMGTIASRHAYQIIQNCRRVLAIELICAMEAAAYRGIEKMSETTRTFYFHGRTVVPAITKDRVFSKDIEAAAAWLKKADVKRFKKDYNDTKGEILS, encoded by the coding sequence ATGATCGAATTAACGGGAAGTACACTCACAATTGAATCCGCAAAGAAGGTTTTATATGAAAAAGCTATGATCCATATTCCTGACTATGTATGGGATAAGGTCGAAAAGAGCAGAAAAGCGGTTGAAAACATAGTGGCTCAGAAGAAGGTCGTTTACGGTATTACGACGGGATTTGGGAAGTTCAGCGATGTGCTGATTGATGCGGAACATGCAGAAGAGCTGCAAATCAATTTGATTCGAAGTCATGCATGCGGTGTCGGAGATCCGTTTCCTGAAGAGGTTTCCAGGGGGATGCTTTTGCTTAGGCTTAATGCATTATTGAAAGGTTTTTCCGGTGTCCGCAGAGAGGTATTATCTTTACTTGTTTCACTCCTGAATCATGAAATTCATCCTGTTGTGCCCGAGCAGGGCTCACTTGGCGCGAGCGGGGATTTGGCGCCTTTGTCTCATATGGCACTTGTCCTTGTAGGTGAAGGCGAGGTTTTTTACCAGGGGCGGAAAATGCAAACAGCAGAAGCTTTTCAGACAGCGGGACTTCACCCTGTTACGCTGCAGGCTAAAGAAGGTCTGGCTTTAATCAATGGTACACAGGCAATGACGGCAATGGGGCTTGTCAATTACATCGAAGCTGAAGCGGTGGCGCTGCAGGCAGACTACATTGCTTCGATGACGATTGAAGGTCTGAGAGGAATCATTGATGCGTTTGATGAGGACATTCATATTGCCCGGGGCTACAAAGAACAAATTGAAGTAGCCGAGCGAATCAGAGGGATTTTAAATGGCAGCTATCTGGTGACGCATCAGGGAGAGCTGAGAGTTCAGGATGCCTATTCCTTAAGGTGCATCCCGCAGGTTCATGGGGCAAGTCTTCAGGTCCTTTCTTACGTAAGAGATAAGCTTGAAATTGAAATGAATGCAGCTACCGATAATCCGCTGATTTTTGATGAAGGCAAAAAGGTTTTGTCAGGAGGGAATTTCCACGGTCAGCCAATTGCGTTTGCCATGGATTTTTTGAAGGTGGGCATCGCCGAGGTTGCGAATATTTCGGAACGAAGAATCGAAAGACTTGTCAATCCGCAGCTCAATGATCTGCCGCCGTTTTTGAGTCCAATGCCCGGTCTCCAGTCCGGAGCGATGATCATGCAATATTGTGCTGCGTCGCTTGTCTCTGAAAACAAGACGCTTGCACACCCGGCGAGTGTTGATTCAATCCCTTCATCAGCCAATCAGGAGGATCACGTCAGCATGGGTACGATTGCCTCAAGGCACGCCTATCAAATTATTCAAAACTGCAGACGTGTGCTTGCCATTGAATTGATTTGTGCAATGGAGGCAGCAGCCTACCGGGGAATTGAGAAAATGTCCGAAACGACAAGAACATTTTATTTTCATGGAAGAACTGTTGTCCCGGCTATTACGAAGGACAGAGTATTTTCAAAGGATATAGAGGCAGCTGCGGCCTGGCTGAAAAAAGCAGATGTAAAGAGATTTAAAAAAGATTATAACGACACAAAGGGGGAAATTTTATCATGA
- the hutG gene encoding formimidoylglutamase: MSHLPFLSHDARFVDRGISRAGTLLKKRDHEIAEGIGLVGVPLSKPSISHSGASFAPETIRKMMNAFTTYSVQDNTDLKEERIIDFGDISMHVTDLSESHRRIETTVEGVLGEHPLMVPIFLGGDHSVTAPIFTAFQKEKGKAGIIQFDAHHDLRNLEDGGPSNGTPFRQLIEKGVLQGKHLHQIGIRDFSNGKEYTDYGKENGVHIFTMQDVYTRGILSILQESVSELLKEVDVIYVSLDMDVMDQAFAPGCPAIGPGGMDSRMLIEAMRFLGEVPAVRAMDIVEIDPTLDFRDMTSRLAAYCVLTFLTGCKSRK, encoded by the coding sequence GTGAGCCATCTTCCCTTTCTTTCACATGATGCAAGATTCGTAGACCGCGGGATTTCACGGGCGGGAACGTTATTGAAAAAACGGGATCATGAAATTGCCGAAGGCATTGGGTTAGTGGGAGTTCCATTATCGAAGCCATCGATCAGTCATTCAGGGGCATCTTTTGCTCCTGAAACAATAAGAAAAATGATGAACGCTTTTACCACCTACTCAGTTCAGGACAATACAGATTTAAAAGAAGAGAGAATCATAGACTTTGGTGATATATCCATGCATGTAACAGACCTTTCGGAATCGCACCGGAGGATTGAAACGACGGTGGAAGGAGTTTTGGGTGAACATCCTTTAATGGTTCCTATTTTTCTTGGCGGCGATCATTCTGTTACAGCGCCGATTTTCACAGCCTTTCAAAAAGAAAAAGGAAAGGCTGGGATTATTCAGTTCGACGCGCACCACGACCTGCGGAACCTTGAAGATGGAGGACCGTCAAATGGAACACCTTTTAGACAGCTGATCGAAAAAGGTGTACTGCAGGGAAAACACCTCCATCAAATTGGCATCCGTGACTTTTCAAATGGCAAAGAATATACCGATTATGGCAAAGAAAATGGTGTTCATATCTTCACCATGCAGGACGTGTACACAAGAGGGATCCTCTCAATTTTACAAGAGAGTGTGAGTGAGCTCCTGAAAGAAGTTGACGTCATCTACGTATCACTTGATATGGATGTAATGGATCAGGCGTTTGCACCAGGCTGCCCTGCCATAGGTCCAGGGGGGATGGATTCACGCATGCTGATTGAAGCCATGCGATTTTTGGGAGAAGTTCCAGCTGTAAGAGCAATGGATATTGTTGAAATTGACCCGACACTCGATTTTCGGGATATGACGAGCCGTTTGGCTGCTTACTGTGTCTTAACCTTTTTAACAGGTTGCAAGAGTCGAAAGTAA
- a CDS encoding CitMHS family transporter: protein MFTLYLLTKEVKSMLALLGFLMIITFMILIMTKRLTAMIALMVVPVVFALIGGFGKEIGPMALDGIKSVAPTGIMILFAILFFGIMIDAGVFDPIISTILKVVKGDPVKIAIGTAVLALLISLDGDGTTTYIITISAMLPLYKRIGMRPLILAGIAVSASGVMNLLPWGGPTARAMTALNLEMSDIFTPVIPSMAGGVLFVLFMAYCLGKKERKRVGILEIDYSTMAMQQTAASSEEAGIKRPKLIVVNYLLTIMLLVALINEVLPTTVLFMIGFAIAITMNYPKLSDQKARISNYADNALSVVSMVFAAGIFTGILSGTKMVDAIANTMITHIPDALGSHLALITAILSAPFTFFMSNDAFYYGVLPLLAKAAAGYGIDPAFIGRASLLGLPVHLLSPLVPSTYLLVGMVGEDFGDLQRTFLKWACGSTAVMILVALALSIIPF from the coding sequence TTGTTTACACTTTATTTATTAACAAAAGAGGTGAAGAGCATGCTTGCATTATTAGGATTTTTAATGATAATCACATTCATGATTTTAATTATGACAAAACGTCTAACGGCAATGATTGCACTGATGGTGGTTCCAGTTGTTTTTGCATTAATCGGCGGATTCGGAAAAGAAATTGGACCCATGGCGCTTGATGGCATAAAAAGTGTAGCACCCACAGGCATTATGATCCTATTTGCCATTCTCTTTTTCGGCATAATGATTGATGCAGGAGTATTTGATCCTATTATTTCAACCATCTTGAAAGTTGTAAAAGGAGATCCTGTAAAGATAGCCATCGGTACGGCAGTCCTCGCTTTGTTGATTTCCTTAGATGGTGATGGAACCACAACATATATAATTACGATTTCAGCCATGCTGCCTTTGTATAAACGAATTGGCATGAGGCCGCTGATATTAGCAGGGATTGCCGTATCTGCTTCAGGTGTTATGAACCTCCTTCCATGGGGAGGACCTACTGCCAGAGCCATGACGGCATTAAATCTTGAGATGTCGGATATTTTCACTCCGGTCATTCCCTCAATGGCTGGAGGAGTATTATTTGTATTATTCATGGCTTATTGCCTTGGGAAAAAAGAGCGCAAAAGAGTGGGTATACTTGAAATTGATTACAGCACAATGGCCATGCAGCAGACAGCGGCTTCTTCAGAGGAAGCTGGTATTAAAAGGCCAAAACTAATTGTCGTGAATTACCTGTTAACCATCATGCTTTTAGTGGCGCTAATCAACGAAGTCCTGCCAACTACTGTCTTGTTTATGATTGGATTTGCCATTGCTATCACGATGAATTATCCAAAATTAAGTGACCAGAAAGCGCGGATTTCAAACTATGCTGATAATGCATTATCAGTCGTTTCCATGGTGTTTGCAGCAGGTATTTTTACAGGTATTCTCTCAGGGACTAAAATGGTAGATGCCATCGCAAACACTATGATTACGCATATACCTGATGCCCTTGGTTCACATTTAGCTCTTATTACAGCAATACTTAGTGCTCCTTTTACATTTTTCATGTCCAATGATGCTTTTTACTACGGCGTTTTGCCATTGCTCGCCAAGGCAGCTGCCGGATATGGAATTGATCCTGCATTTATTGGACGTGCATCACTTCTTGGATTGCCTGTCCACCTATTAAGTCCGCTAGTACCGTCCACGTACCTATTAGTCGGAATGGTTGGAGAAGATTTCGGGGACTTGCAGCGCACCTTCCTGAAATGGGCCTGCGGATCGACTGCCGTTATGATTTTAGTAGCTCTTGCCTTATCAATTATCCCTTTTTAA
- the hutU gene encoding urocanate hydratase: MTAKFTGAKRGTELDCKGWEQEAALRMLMNNLDPEVAEKPEELIVYGGIGKAARNQESLDGIVRSLKSLEHDETLLIQSGKPVGIFKTHEHAPRVLLSNSVLVPKWADWENFHELDQKGLTMYGQMTAGSWIYIGTQGILQGTYETFSAVAKEHFGGSLKGTITLTAGLGGMGGAQPLAVTMNGGVVIAADIDQSRIEKRLSTKYCDRLTHSFDEAVQWAMEARSEGKALSIGLVANAVDVLHEVIKKNIKIDILTDQTSAHDPLNGYFPHGISMDEALQVKKDHPDLYVEKSKKSMAEHVRCMLELQKSGTIVFDYGNNIRQVAKDEGVENAFAFPGFVPAYIRPLFCEGKGPFRWAALSGDPADIHRTDQLIKELFPENEALLRWIDMAHEHVAFQGLPARICWLGYGERVKMGLAINELVRTGELKAPIVIGRDHLDCGSVASPNRETEAMKDGSDAIGDWAVLNALVNTSAGASWVSFHHGGGVGMGYSLHSGMVVVADGTETAKRKLERVLVSDPGMGIIRHADAGYEEAQTFAKEHNVRIPMQE; encoded by the coding sequence ATGACAGCAAAATTCACAGGAGCAAAACGGGGAACAGAATTGGACTGTAAAGGGTGGGAGCAGGAGGCAGCGCTTCGCATGCTGATGAATAACTTGGATCCTGAGGTTGCAGAAAAGCCGGAGGAGCTCATTGTTTATGGAGGAATTGGAAAGGCTGCGAGAAATCAGGAGTCACTGGATGGAATCGTCCGATCTTTAAAATCATTGGAGCATGATGAGACGCTTCTCATTCAATCGGGAAAGCCTGTCGGGATTTTTAAAACGCATGAACATGCCCCGCGGGTTCTGCTTTCAAACTCTGTTCTCGTTCCTAAATGGGCAGATTGGGAAAACTTCCACGAGCTTGATCAAAAGGGCCTCACTATGTATGGGCAAATGACAGCGGGAAGCTGGATCTACATCGGAACACAGGGAATTCTTCAAGGAACCTATGAAACGTTTTCTGCTGTGGCAAAGGAGCATTTTGGCGGAAGCTTAAAAGGCACAATTACATTAACGGCAGGCCTTGGCGGAATGGGAGGGGCACAGCCTCTTGCCGTAACGATGAACGGCGGAGTTGTTATTGCTGCCGATATTGATCAAAGCAGAATTGAGAAGAGACTTTCGACAAAGTATTGTGACAGGCTGACTCATTCTTTTGATGAAGCGGTGCAGTGGGCGATGGAGGCTAGGTCAGAAGGCAAAGCCCTTTCGATTGGATTAGTGGCAAATGCTGTAGATGTCCTTCATGAAGTGATTAAGAAAAACATAAAGATTGATATCCTTACTGACCAGACATCCGCACATGACCCGTTAAATGGTTATTTTCCGCATGGTATATCGATGGATGAAGCGCTGCAGGTAAAAAAGGATCATCCGGATTTGTATGTTGAGAAATCCAAAAAATCAATGGCCGAGCATGTAAGATGCATGTTAGAGCTTCAAAAGAGCGGAACCATCGTCTTTGATTACGGCAATAACATTCGACAGGTAGCTAAAGACGAAGGAGTGGAAAATGCATTTGCATTTCCGGGCTTTGTGCCAGCCTATATTCGTCCGCTGTTCTGTGAGGGCAAAGGTCCTTTTAGATGGGCAGCTCTATCTGGAGATCCTGCAGATATCCACCGCACAGATCAGCTGATTAAAGAGCTTTTTCCTGAAAATGAAGCCCTGCTGCGCTGGATTGATATGGCACATGAGCATGTTGCTTTTCAGGGACTGCCGGCACGTATTTGCTGGCTGGGCTACGGTGAACGGGTGAAAATGGGCCTCGCCATTAATGAATTAGTCCGGACGGGAGAACTGAAAGCACCGATCGTCATTGGACGCGATCACCTTGACTGCGGTTCTGTTGCCTCTCCAAATCGCGAGACAGAGGCGATGAAGGACGGAAGCGATGCAATTGGAGATTGGGCAGTGTTAAATGCACTAGTTAACACATCAGCCGGAGCAAGCTGGGTATCCTTCCACCATGGCGGCGGAGTAGGAATGGGCTATTCTCTGCATTCTGGAATGGTTGTTGTTGCTGACGGAACGGAAACAGCAAAACGTAAATTAGAAAGAGTTCTCGTATCTGATCCCGGGATGGGCATTATCCGTCATGCAGACGCGGGCTACGAAGAGGCACAGACTTTTGCAAAAGAACATAATGTACGTATTCCAATGCAGGAATAG
- the hutI gene encoding imidazolonepropionase — translation MKYDLILENIGQLLTMDYEKEGPLCGKDMDELIVLENKALAIADGRIAVIGSNEEAAKWTAEKRMDCEGKLVTPGLIDPHTHLVFAGSREHEMGLKQQGVPYLEILKQGGGILSTVKATRAASEAELYEKAAGHLDRMLSYGMTTVEAKSGYGLNAEAELKQLRTAKKLNAEHAAEVVSTFLGAHAIPPEHKHHPDVFLEEMVQLLDVIEKEELAQFVDIFCETGVFSIEQSRVFLSKAKQKGFQVKIHADEIDPLGGAELASELSAVSAEHLVGTSDEGIKQLAAKGVIACLLPGTSFYLNKPDHAKARKMLEEGVAVTLATDFNPGSCPTENLQLIMSFAAVIYKMTVKEIWNAVTINAAHAIGLGGERGIIAPMKQADLVIWDAGNYEYIPYHFGVNHAGTVIKKGAIIYEKGDHCEPSSLSFT, via the coding sequence ATGAAATATGATCTAATACTTGAAAATATAGGCCAGCTCTTAACAATGGATTATGAAAAAGAAGGTCCACTCTGCGGCAAGGACATGGATGAGCTGATCGTCCTTGAAAACAAGGCACTTGCGATTGCTGATGGGAGAATTGCTGTGATAGGCTCAAACGAAGAAGCAGCTAAGTGGACAGCTGAAAAAAGAATGGATTGTGAAGGGAAGCTTGTTACACCTGGCCTCATTGATCCACATACTCATTTAGTGTTTGCCGGATCCCGTGAGCATGAAATGGGACTGAAGCAGCAGGGCGTTCCTTACTTGGAAATCCTGAAACAGGGCGGCGGCATTCTTTCGACTGTAAAAGCAACGCGGGCTGCAAGTGAAGCGGAGCTTTATGAAAAAGCAGCAGGCCATCTTGACCGGATGCTTTCATATGGAATGACGACGGTTGAAGCGAAAAGCGGATACGGGCTGAACGCAGAAGCAGAGCTGAAGCAGCTTAGGACCGCAAAAAAATTAAACGCAGAGCACGCAGCCGAAGTTGTTTCAACCTTTTTGGGTGCGCATGCCATACCTCCCGAGCATAAGCATCATCCGGACGTTTTCTTAGAAGAAATGGTTCAGCTGCTTGATGTCATTGAAAAAGAAGAATTAGCCCAATTTGTAGATATCTTTTGTGAAACAGGCGTTTTCTCGATCGAACAGTCCAGAGTTTTTTTATCAAAAGCAAAGCAAAAAGGATTTCAGGTGAAAATTCATGCCGATGAAATTGATCCATTAGGAGGGGCAGAATTGGCTTCTGAGCTCAGTGCCGTCAGTGCAGAGCATTTAGTTGGAACTTCAGATGAAGGCATTAAGCAGCTGGCTGCAAAAGGGGTTATCGCCTGCCTGCTGCCCGGTACTTCTTTTTATCTGAACAAACCGGATCATGCCAAAGCAAGAAAGATGCTCGAGGAAGGAGTGGCGGTGACTCTTGCGACTGATTTTAATCCCGGGAGCTGTCCGACTGAGAATCTGCAGCTGATCATGTCGTTTGCAGCGGTTATCTATAAAATGACGGTGAAAGAAATTTGGAATGCTGTCACCATTAATGCAGCCCATGCCATCGGGTTAGGCGGCGAACGGGGGATAATCGCACCAATGAAGCAGGCGGACCTTGTCATCTGGGATGCGGGAAACTATGAATATATCCCTTATCATTTCGGAGTCAATCACGCAGGGACCGTTATCAAGAAAGGTGCCATAATATATGAAAAGGGGGATCACTGTGAGCCATCTTCCCTTTCTTTCACATGA
- the nikA gene encoding nickel ABC transporter substrate-binding protein, with amino-acid sequence MFNGRNSRKMLLITLFILLLPTILLGCTKASDVSAPKSDHDNMLMMTWPRDVGEMNPHVYNPSQLFAQSMVYEPLVSYQDGGNLKPHLAESWKISDDGKVYTFHLRQDVKFSDGTSFNAEIVKKNFDTILNNVELHSWLGFISKIDRTDVIDENTFKLTLTEPYYPTIQELAVVRPVRFLGEAGFPEDGDTSKGVVEPIGTGPWILEEHKADEYAIYKRNENYWGELPKVEKIKVKIIPDAETRVLAFEKGELDLIYGEGVISLDAFKQLESTGNYETSISEPVATRQLVINTKKEQLSDERVRQALHYGFNKEAMVEGITSGLEEKADHILPTNFPYTKDIDVMSIGYNVEKAKSLLDEAGWTLPKGKTVREKDGKSLEFELMYDSAESIQKAMAETLQSEWAAIGVKLNIVGVELTDQIQRFKENEFDINFFSNYGAPYDPHTFLNIVASEGFGFNEAISAYPNKDELLKQIAEVPQTTDEKHRQQLYSSILKSIQDQGAIVPISYIKKTAIYQKDVTSFTFPANRDEHPFTGISIKQ; translated from the coding sequence ATGTTTAATGGAAGAAATAGCCGTAAAATGTTATTAATAACTTTATTTATTTTATTATTACCAACTATATTACTTGGTTGTACAAAAGCTAGCGATGTTTCAGCGCCAAAAAGCGATCATGACAACATGTTAATGATGACTTGGCCGAGAGATGTAGGAGAAATGAATCCTCATGTTTATAATCCTTCACAATTATTTGCTCAGTCGATGGTTTATGAACCGTTAGTAAGCTACCAAGATGGAGGCAATTTAAAACCGCATCTAGCTGAATCATGGAAAATTTCTGACGACGGCAAAGTATATACGTTTCATCTGCGTCAAGATGTGAAATTTTCCGACGGAACAAGCTTTAATGCAGAAATTGTGAAAAAGAATTTTGATACTATTTTAAATAATGTTGAATTACATAGTTGGTTAGGTTTTATTTCGAAAATAGATCGAACAGATGTAATCGACGAAAATACTTTTAAACTGACATTAACTGAACCATATTATCCAACGATTCAGGAGTTAGCTGTTGTTCGACCAGTTCGTTTCTTAGGTGAAGCTGGATTCCCTGAAGATGGTGATACCTCAAAAGGTGTTGTTGAACCGATCGGTACAGGTCCATGGATTTTGGAAGAACATAAAGCTGATGAATATGCTATATACAAACGCAATGAAAATTATTGGGGTGAGCTTCCAAAAGTAGAAAAAATAAAAGTGAAAATCATTCCCGATGCGGAAACCAGGGTACTTGCTTTTGAAAAAGGTGAGCTAGATCTTATTTATGGAGAAGGTGTCATCAGTTTAGATGCTTTCAAACAATTGGAATCCACTGGTAATTATGAAACTAGCATTTCTGAACCAGTCGCAACGAGGCAACTTGTTATAAATACGAAGAAAGAACAGCTTTCAGATGAACGCGTACGTCAAGCGTTACATTATGGTTTTAATAAAGAAGCAATGGTTGAAGGAATCACTTCTGGGCTCGAAGAAAAAGCAGATCATATTTTACCGACAAATTTCCCTTACACGAAAGACATTGATGTAATGTCAATTGGATATAATGTCGAAAAAGCGAAATCGTTATTAGATGAAGCAGGATGGACGCTCCCTAAAGGGAAAACGGTTCGTGAAAAAGATGGAAAGTCTCTTGAATTCGAGCTGATGTATGATTCAGCAGAATCGATTCAAAAAGCAATGGCAGAAACGCTTCAATCTGAGTGGGCAGCCATTGGTGTTAAATTAAACATTGTTGGGGTTGAACTAACAGATCAAATTCAAAGATTTAAAGAAAATGAATTTGACATTAACTTCTTTAGTAACTATGGTGCTCCTTATGATCCACATACTTTTTTAAACATTGTTGCATCTGAAGGATTTGGATTTAATGAGGCAATTTCAGCCTATCCGAACAAAGATGAATTACTCAAACAGATTGCAGAGGTTCCTCAAACAACAGATGAGAAACATCGCCAACAGCTTTACTCTTCTATTTTAAAATCAATACAAGACCAGGGAGCTATTGTTCCTATTTCTTATATTAAGAAAACAGCGATTTATCAAAAAGATGTCACTAGTTTTACTTTCCCTGCTAATCGTGACGAACATCCATTCACAGGAATTAGCATCAAGCAGTAA
- the nikB gene encoding nickel ABC transporter permease subunit NikB, which translates to MGTYILKRIMSIIPVFLLATLLTTGMIHLSPVDPAEAYLTAAHIQPTDEILAQKRHEFGLDQPFLIQYVNSIMKICQLDFGISYVSNKPVWDEVIYRMPATIQLALGSIVIAVLVSVPLGFLAGIKKNSLIDHFSRFLSFFGASIPSFWLGYILIFFFSVRLDLFPVEGIGTWQHLVLPSVTLALPLIAMYTRLLRASVLENLQEPYVLFARTRGINEKTIMAKHVLRIAISPMITGLGMNLGKLLTGTIIVEAVFSWPGFGRYFIEAIFNRDIPVIQCYVLIAASLFIFSNLIVDLIQMYIDPRISRKEGHHR; encoded by the coding sequence ATGGGCACTTATATTTTGAAACGAATTATGTCCATTATTCCAGTTTTTCTTTTGGCCACACTTCTTACGACTGGAATGATTCACCTTTCACCGGTGGATCCGGCTGAGGCTTATTTAACAGCTGCCCATATCCAACCGACTGATGAGATTTTGGCTCAGAAAAGACATGAGTTTGGTTTAGATCAACCATTCCTCATTCAATATGTAAACTCTATTATGAAGATATGCCAACTTGATTTTGGCATATCTTATGTTTCGAATAAGCCTGTTTGGGATGAGGTTATATACCGAATGCCAGCTACCATCCAGCTAGCTTTAGGGAGTATCGTAATTGCGGTGCTGGTCAGTGTCCCTTTAGGCTTCCTTGCTGGAATAAAGAAAAATAGCCTAATTGACCATTTTAGCCGTTTTCTCTCCTTTTTCGGGGCATCCATTCCCTCTTTTTGGCTAGGTTATATATTAATTTTTTTCTTTTCTGTTAGACTTGATCTTTTTCCAGTTGAAGGAATTGGAACATGGCAGCATCTTGTTCTGCCTTCCGTTACGCTGGCTCTCCCCTTAATTGCGATGTATACAAGATTGTTGCGCGCTAGCGTTCTTGAAAATTTGCAAGAGCCATATGTGCTATTTGCCCGGACGAGGGGAATTAATGAAAAAACCATTATGGCAAAACATGTCTTGAGGATTGCTATTTCCCCGATGATTACTGGACTTGGAATGAACCTTGGAAAACTACTGACTGGAACGATTATCGTTGAAGCGGTTTTTTCTTGGCCCGGGTTTGGCCGTTATTTTATTGAAGCTATTTTTAATCGTGATATACCTGTCATCCAATGCTATGTGCTAATTGCAGCTAGCTTATTTATATTTAGCAACTTAATTGTTGATCTTATTCAAATGTATATTGACCCGCGCATTTCCAGGAAAGAAGGGCATCATCGATGA
- the nikC gene encoding nickel ABC transporter permease subunit NikC, producing MITSIRKMFKSQKVIPICSMILGILFIIAIFAPWIAPNDPIAVNLAYKLQPPSWNFPLGTDHLGRCTLSRILYGARISLGFAMLIFISSIAIGLIVGTFSGYKGGWVDHVLMRFCDGVMAFPNLILILGLVGIFGPGLPQVILALMLVQWVYYARMFRGMVLSLKEHNFIAAAKISGSSQWKIIKNHIVPNVLPPLVVMGTLEMGWAIMDISAMSFLGLGVQPPTPEWGAMIHEGKSYIRTNPELMLYPGLIIMLVIVTFNLLGEALSDRYGVKRRF from the coding sequence ATGATAACGAGTATACGTAAGATGTTCAAAAGTCAAAAAGTGATTCCTATATGTTCCATGATATTAGGTATTCTTTTTATCATCGCCATATTTGCTCCCTGGATAGCACCAAATGATCCAATTGCTGTCAATTTAGCTTATAAACTTCAGCCCCCATCCTGGAATTTCCCATTAGGGACCGATCATTTAGGAAGATGTACCTTATCACGCATTTTATATGGGGCACGCATTTCATTAGGCTTTGCCATGCTCATTTTCATTTCATCAATAGCCATTGGTTTAATCGTTGGAACCTTTTCTGGGTATAAAGGCGGCTGGGTTGATCATGTTTTGATGAGATTTTGCGATGGTGTTATGGCTTTCCCAAATCTTATCCTTATTCTTGGACTGGTTGGTATATTCGGACCTGGACTTCCGCAAGTCATCTTAGCACTGATGCTTGTGCAATGGGTCTATTACGCGAGAATGTTCCGAGGAATGGTACTTAGTCTGAAAGAACATAACTTTATTGCTGCTGCGAAAATAAGCGGCTCTTCTCAATGGAAGATTATTAAAAATCATATTGTCCCAAATGTTCTCCCTCCACTTGTCGTAATGGGAACATTAGAAATGGGCTGGGCCATCATGGATATATCCGCCATGTCGTTTCTTGGATTAGGAGTACAACCCCCTACACCTGAATGGGGAGCAATGATTCACGAAGGAAAATCGTATATTCGGACGAATCCAGAATTAATGCTTTATCCAGGTTTGATCATTATGCTCGTTATTGTAACATTCAATTTATTGGGCGAAGCTTTATCAGATCGATACGGTGTCAAACGTCGATTTTAA